A region of Moorena producens PAL-8-15-08-1 DNA encodes the following proteins:
- the menB gene encoding 1,4-dihydroxy-2-naphthoyl-CoA synthase, which produces MQIDWQTPKTYEDILYHKTDGIAKITINRPHKRNAFRPKTVFELYDAFCDAREDHSIGVVLLTGAGPHTDGKYAFCAGGDQSVRGKAGYIGEDGVPRLNVLDLQRLIRSIPKVVIALVAGYAIGGGHVLHLICDLTIAADNAIFGQTGPKVGSFDGGFGASYLSRIVGQKKAREIWFLCRQYTASQALEMGLVNCVVPVEQLEAEGLQWAKEILAKSPIAIRCLKAAFNADCDGQAGLQELAGNATLLYYMTEEGAEGKQAFLEKRPPDFRQYPWLP; this is translated from the coding sequence ATGCAAATTGACTGGCAAACTCCCAAAACTTATGAAGACATTCTATACCACAAAACCGACGGTATTGCTAAAATTACCATCAATCGTCCCCACAAACGCAACGCCTTTCGTCCCAAAACCGTCTTTGAACTTTATGATGCTTTCTGTGATGCCCGCGAAGATCACAGTATTGGTGTTGTCCTATTAACTGGTGCTGGTCCTCACACCGATGGCAAATACGCCTTTTGTGCTGGTGGTGACCAAAGTGTACGAGGCAAGGCTGGATATATTGGAGAAGATGGCGTTCCTCGCTTAAACGTATTGGATTTGCAACGCCTGATTCGTTCCATACCCAAAGTAGTGATTGCCCTAGTTGCTGGATATGCTATTGGTGGTGGTCATGTCCTACATCTGATTTGTGACCTAACTATTGCTGCTGATAATGCTATCTTTGGTCAAACTGGCCCGAAAGTCGGTAGTTTTGATGGTGGATTTGGCGCTAGCTATCTTTCCCGAATTGTTGGTCAAAAAAAAGCCCGAGAAATTTGGTTTCTCTGTCGTCAATACACCGCATCTCAAGCCCTAGAAATGGGTTTAGTTAACTGTGTCGTGCCAGTGGAGCAGTTGGAAGCAGAAGGGCTACAGTGGGCAAAGGAAATTTTGGCAAAAAGTCCTATTGCCATTCGTTGCTTGAAAGCTGCTTTTAACGCTGATTGTGACGGTCAAGCTGGTCTACAAGAGCTAGCTGGTAATGCTACTTTACTCTATTACATGACAGAAGAAGGAGCCGAAGGTAAACAAGCTTTCCTAGAAAAGCGTCCACCAGATTTTCGTCAATATCCTTGGTTACCTTAG
- a CDS encoding RNA-guided endonuclease InsQ/TnpB family protein, whose protein sequence is MKYTYQYKALPTTEQKLELNLWLRICQYWYNRQLGDRFDWWENNRSPVNACPLVASLPELRDKPNYYSQKKYLPNLKKKFVTVGWSGEELDFSRVPANTLQEVCKRVDKAFERFIAGDNKGTRSGKPRFKSQSRYRSFVIEGAGVKLHSCSVGSKYLYVKIPKIGLVKIRSHRHLPDGAILKQVQFIKKNDGWFVNLRLEDPTVPAVTPDSILPTWENSLGMDAVLHEDDYLATSEGVKLPSRKVLRKSQHKLTRISQKKNARKRGSRSRRKLAKREGRQHQKIARCRKDFQYKTAHELLRTGKKVFFHENLNLKGLTKRNAPKQDKTGTFVPNGQSAKSGLNLSWADAAFGQFFQILGHIAEKAGASVIAKNPAYTSQLLAYRDEVIFTNTSIREYWDDIETMQVDRDINAAINIIIVGLDVFPTIKRSQGKVVIADSITNDTSKEVLRILRSV, encoded by the coding sequence GTGAAATACACGTACCAGTACAAGGCACTTCCAACTACCGAGCAGAAGTTAGAGCTAAATCTCTGGCTGCGGATTTGCCAGTACTGGTACAACCGACAGTTAGGGGACAGATTTGACTGGTGGGAGAATAATCGATCGCCAGTCAATGCTTGTCCGCTGGTCGCGTCGTTGCCTGAGTTGAGAGACAAGCCGAACTATTACAGTCAAAAGAAGTACCTGCCAAACCTCAAAAAAAAGTTTGTAACGGTTGGATGGTCGGGCGAAGAACTGGATTTTTCGAGAGTTCCAGCAAATACATTGCAAGAAGTTTGCAAACGGGTTGATAAGGCGTTCGAGAGGTTCATTGCAGGTGATAACAAAGGAACTCGAAGTGGTAAACCACGATTCAAATCGCAATCACGCTACCGATCATTTGTTATCGAAGGGGCTGGAGTCAAGTTACATTCTTGCTCGGTTGGTAGCAAGTACTTGTACGTCAAGATTCCCAAAATTGGGCTGGTCAAGATTCGTTCCCACCGTCACTTACCCGATGGGGCGATCCTCAAACAGGTTCAATTTATCAAGAAAAATGATGGTTGGTTTGTGAACCTGCGATTAGAAGATCCAACTGTTCCAGCGGTAACACCAGATTCAATTCTGCCAACTTGGGAGAATTCACTCGGGATGGATGCCGTTCTACATGAGGATGATTACCTTGCTACATCGGAAGGAGTAAAACTCCCATCGCGCAAAGTCTTACGAAAAAGCCAGCACAAACTAACCCGAATTTCTCAAAAGAAGAATGCTCGAAAACGGGGATCGAGATCCCGTCGCAAACTAGCAAAACGAGAAGGGCGTCAACACCAAAAGATAGCAAGGTGTCGTAAGGATTTCCAGTACAAAACAGCTCACGAATTATTGAGAACTGGCAAGAAAGTTTTCTTTCATGAAAATCTCAACCTTAAAGGTCTCACAAAACGTAATGCACCCAAACAAGACAAAACTGGTACCTTTGTTCCAAATGGTCAATCGGCTAAATCTGGACTTAATTTGAGTTGGGCGGATGCCGCTTTTGGTCAATTCTTCCAAATCCTCGGACACATAGCTGAAAAAGCTGGAGCCTCTGTGATTGCGAAGAATCCTGCTTATACGTCTCAATTACTTGCATATCGGGATGAGGTGATTTTCACTAATACCAGTATTCGCGAGTATTGGGATGACATCGAAACCATGCAGGTTGATAGAGACATCAACGCCGCTATCAATATCATCATAGTGGGGCTGGACGTGTTCCCCACTATAAAACGCTCCCAAGGTAAAGTTGTGATTGCTGACTCAATTACCAATGATACCTCTAAGGAAGTTCTACGCATTCTTCGGAGTGTCTGA
- a CDS encoding glycosyltransferase family 2 protein: protein MLSIVIPTYNRLPILKKCLIALENQQLRQDSIGALLLGELNSPRVAPQVLDYEVVLVDDGSTDGTLDWLTAHGDQFPHVRSFAQNHAGPAAARNLGVKQALGEIIIFIDSDLVVTEHFLQSHADALVKAEQRLGCDRLFTYGWVINTCNFDDPTSEPYKITDFSAAYFATGNVAIARKWLLEAGLFDTRFQLYGWEDLELGVRLKQLGLKLIKCPEAVGYHWHPPFSLDQIPRMIDREIQRGRMGVLFYRKHPTWEVRMMIQMTWLHRLLWGILSLGGRLNERTMAPFLQWLIDRGKSQLALEIARIFLNWYNVQGVYAANRDMEG, encoded by the coding sequence TTGCTAAGCATTGTCATTCCCACTTACAATCGCTTACCGATTCTAAAAAAGTGCCTAATCGCTTTAGAAAATCAACAACTCAGGCAAGATAGCATAGGTGCGCTCTTACTTGGCGAATTAAATTCGCCACGGGTCGCACCTCAGGTCTTGGATTATGAAGTTGTCTTAGTAGATGATGGCTCAACGGATGGCACTTTAGATTGGTTGACAGCACACGGGGATCAGTTTCCCCATGTACGCTCATTTGCTCAAAACCACGCTGGACCGGCTGCAGCTCGGAATTTAGGGGTGAAGCAGGCCCTTGGTGAAATAATTATCTTTATTGATAGTGATTTAGTAGTTACTGAGCATTTCCTCCAGTCTCATGCTGATGCTTTGGTAAAGGCAGAGCAGCGTCTGGGATGCGATCGCTTATTCACCTACGGTTGGGTGATCAATACCTGTAATTTCGACGACCCTACCAGCGAACCGTATAAAATTACCGATTTCTCTGCTGCCTATTTTGCGACGGGGAATGTTGCGATCGCACGAAAATGGCTCTTAGAAGCTGGACTGTTTGATACCCGCTTCCAACTTTATGGCTGGGAAGACTTAGAACTGGGTGTCCGACTCAAACAGTTGGGCTTAAAACTGATTAAATGTCCGGAAGCGGTAGGTTATCATTGGCATCCTCCCTTTAGCCTCGACCAAATTCCCCGAATGATTGACCGGGAAATTCAACGGGGGCGTATGGGTGTGTTATTCTACCGGAAGCACCCTACCTGGGAAGTCAGGATGATGATTCAGATGACCTGGCTACACCGATTACTCTGGGGGATTCTGTCTTTAGGTGGACGACTCAACGAACGCACCATGGCTCCCTTTTTACAATGGCTAATTGACCGAGGTAAATCCCAGCTAGCTTTAGAAATTGCCCGAATTTTCCTTAACTGGTATAACGTCCAAGGTGTTTATGCTGCTAATCGGGACATGGAAGGTTGA